In Palaemon carinicauda isolate YSFRI2023 chromosome 14, ASM3689809v2, whole genome shotgun sequence, the following proteins share a genomic window:
- the LOC137652908 gene encoding uncharacterized protein, with product MEAEYRSLTSLRGHITRGLNYMTDALTSDAGVRYLELQSASLEKKWNSYESRWDIFVDKYIDESGHDEREARHIDLQDKYHEIQLKLSLYMKQFSPISQSNPHGSTNSMIKVKLPETKWKEFSGDPLDWTRFWNQFSTTIHLKKDIDDVTKYVYLTQCIKGNAQKLLAGFKGEASDYGDAIKALTEMYGDPKKIRRTLLRSLINLGKPKYVRSEIFDFKVDLENLLMQIGHDSEIDVSSNEMILRELIVLKLPKEVEDFMFGLYKTMYFSVSQIKEGLQHLLNFMEQENKGSANKGTPEVNKIRFQSPAKPSSPFKGSNTVGTYTTLSNYSCIYCKGKHRPFDCTIYSSLNARRERLKVLNRCIKCTKVHQSTECATILNMCPHCRRGKHHSFLCISSPGSVGTPNIGKSTVTSKDINSDKLNGDPITTNQVMSIINKQSSHQNYSVALPTAMVTVRSEDGQLISVRCLFDSGSQRSFIHKDLANKLSLRTVSTVNMILNSFDGMGDSRDYEIVNPVVSLGSRKKRVTLVVVKDMPEPIITPGLCDMMRDLDKIGYHLADRDIKSDKINNIKMLIGADFLGNYLSGMRQVNNVDLLESPGGYLIYGLIPHRGTDHIHCNSALVARVSVELGENAPLLVDPRTISSAVVDDTLPVHKLWDLDVVGIIPSQVSPSDVETISKYETTVLHRNGRYWVELPFKHNHPFLPTNYNVALGQMYNQLKRFQHQPDHLKCYDNIIKEQLKLDFIEEVENPVISPNTHYLPHHAVRKNSSTTPLRVVYNCSAKPSKSSASLNDCLMTGPSLTEKLFDLLVRFRMNKFACIADIEKAFLQIGLQQHHRDFTRFLWLEDPFDKNSRVKTYRFKSVLFGATCSPFLLQMTLQYHFQRSHSPYSGVLLSSFYVDNFQHNADNEQQLVELYDVANAEMIKAGMNLRQWNSNSKLLKDHISQSTEESLEFPLVDKILGLNWELSSDSLFVNLCKFETLQYVTKRQLLSLVSSCFDPLGMCVPILIKGKILIQEAWKENIGWDVKLPPSFLDRWNTLACELSELPTFKFPRCICWMGDSYRLHVFVDASTTAYGAVCYLSNNNQSNFVASKARVTPLKTRTIPQLEITALQLGTQFACCIRDLFHHFFIEEVIIWSDSEVALQWLKNNKCKITYVQNRVAQIKEIGSSFKFLYVSTKENPADLLTRGISITQFRKSRLWTHGPSWLSCPEKWPEQRFLVMICEIVSEIVPEVPIPEPIFYYSNYSSLRKLLNVTRIVYNFIMCVKSGIRLVDPLVYWIRYVQDTHYPRICAFLRKELNGLEQDKLQFIKDIGLYYDESTGLIHSRGRLHHSNLDQSTKFPILIPSKSHLANLLIGFAHEKCLHGGVKETLSYLRRQYWIPKVISTIKKFLRHCVNCKRVEGRRFDYPGPPPLPAVLFKKRVNADELETVLKEIQCKLNNRPLTYIDAETPIEPPAPIHLWCGRIINPMPSVELDSQEDPNFLDHSEFNKRYSQVSVILNHFENMWRNGYLTALREKHYGGSQACQDKAPLVGDVVIVERPGPQHEWPLGRIVKLYPDKENIIRVVDVLYNGSISKRTIDKLVPLEIHSPLINSTIVQGEESQPNVSGETKQIHGDSVSEVRPLRKAALKAAKLRQYLIDNDQI from the exons ATGGAGGCTGAATACAGGTCACTGACCAGTTTGCGTGGTCATATCACGCGAGGTCTAAATTATATGACCGATGCCCTAACCAGTGATGCAGGAGTTCGCTATTTAGAACTTCAAAGTGCTTCTTTAGAGAAAAAGTGGAACAGTTACGAATCTCGATGGGACatatttgttgataaatatattgatgaaagtgGTCATGATGAGAGGGAGGCTAGACATATTGACCTCCAagataaatatcatgaaattcAACTTAAGCTGTCATTGTATATGAAACAATTTTCCCCAATCTCTCAAAGTAATCCGCATGGTAGTACTAATTCTATGATTAAGGTAAAGTTGCCTGAAACAAAATGGAAAGAGTTTTCAGGAGACCCTCTAGACTGGACTAGATTTTGGAATCAATTTAGTACAACTATTCATttaaagaaagacatagatgatgttactaaatatgtatatctaacccAATGTATTAAGGGCAATGCTCAAAAGCTACTTGCAGGTTTTAAGGGTGAAGCTTCTGATTATGGTGATGCCATTAAGGCGCTAACTGAAATGTATGGGGATCCAAAGAAGATAAGGCGAACTTTACTTAGGTCTTTGATTAATTTAGGGAAGCCTAAATATGTTAgaagtgaaatatttgattttaaggttGATTTGGAGAACTTGCTCATGCAAATAGGTCATGATTCTGAGATTGATGTGTCGTCAAATGAGATGATATTGAGGGAACTTATTGTGTTAAAACTACCAAAAGAGGTAGAAGATTTTATGTTTGGTCTTTATAAAACCATGTACTTTAGTGTAAGTCAGATAAAGGAAGGTCTTCAACACTTATTAAATTttatggaacaagaaaataaagGGAGTGCTAATAAGGGAACACCAGAAGTCAATAAAATTCGTTTCCAGTCACCAGCAAAACCTTCATCTCCATTTAAGGGTTCAAATACTGTAGGTACTTACACTACACTTAGTAATTATTCTTGCATATATTGTAAGGGAAAACATAGACCCTTTGACTGTACGATTTATAGCTCTCTAAATGCTAGGAGGGAAAGGTTGAAGGTATTGAATCGATGTATTAAATGTACTAAGGTACATCAGTCAACTGAGTGTGCCACCATTCTTAATATGTGTCCTCATTGTAGAAGAGGAAAACATCATTCGTTCCTTTGTATTAGTTCTCCAGGTTCAGTTGGTACTCCAAATATTGGTAAGTCCACAGTAACTAGTAAGGATATTAACAGTGATAAATTGAATGGTGACCCTATAACAACGAATCAAGTGATGTCTATAATTAATAAACAGTCTTCTCATCAAAACTATAGTGTAGCTCTTCCTACTGCAATGGTAACTGTTAGATCAGAAGATGGTCAGTTAATCTCAGTCAGGTGCCTCTTTGATAGTGGAAGTCAACGTTCCTTCATTCATAAAGATTTGGCCAATAAGTTAAGCCTCAGAACAGTTTCTACtgtaaatatgattttgaatagttttgatggTATGGGTGATTCCAGGGATTATGAGATTGTTAACCCTGTAGTTTCTTTGGGAAGTAGGAAAAAGAGAGTAACATTGGTTGTTGTGAAGGATATGCCTGAACCGATAATAACTCCTGGCCTTTGTGACATGATGAGAGATCTTGATAAGATAGGTTATCATCTTGCAGATAGAGATATAAAATCagataaaattaacaatataaaaatgcTTATAGGTGCAGATTTCCTGGGAAATTATTTATCAGGTATGAGACAAGTGAATAATGTAGATTTACTTGAATCTCCAGGTGGCTATTTAATTTATGGCCTCATTCCACATAGAGGTACGGATCATATTCATTGTAATAGTGCCCTTGTTGCTAGAGTGAGTGTCGAGTTAGGAGAAAATGCTCCATTGTTGGTTGATCCTCGCACAATAAGCTCTGCCGTGGTTGATGATACTCTTCCTGTGCATAAATTGTGGGATCTTGATGTAGTTGGAATCATTCCTTCACAAGTTTCGCCAAGTGATGtagaaactatttcaaaatatgaaactacTGTTTTGCATAGAAATGGAAGATACTGGGTGGAATTACCATTCAAGCATAATCATCCTTTTCTCCCAACTAATTATAATGTAGCATTAGGTCAAATGTATAATCAACTAAAAAGGTTCCAGCATCAACCAGATCATTTGAAATGTTATGATAACATAATCAAGGAACAATTAAAGTTGGATTTTATTGAGGAGGTTGAAAATCCTGTAATAAGTCCTAACACCCACTATCTTCCACATCATGCAGTCAGAAAGAACTCCTCCACTACACCCCTTAGAGTGGTGTATAATTGTAGTGCAAAGCCAAGTAAATCCTCTGCATCATTGAATGATTGTCTCATGACCGGTCCGTCATTAACGgagaaattatttgatttgttaGTCAGGTTTAGAATGAATAAATTTGCCTGCATAGCTGATATTGAGAAGGCCTTTCTGCAGATTGGATTGCAACAGCATCACAGAGATTTTACTAGATTTTTGTGGTTAGAAGATCCATTTGACAAAAATAGTAGAGTAAAAACATATAGGTTTAAATCGGTTCTCTTTGGTGCTACTTGCAGCCCTTTTTTATTGCAGATGACCTTGCAGTATCATTTTCAAAGATCACATTCACCCTATTCAGGTGTTCTATTATCTAGTTTTTATGTGGATAATTTTCAGCACAATGCTGATAATGAACAGCAGTTGGTGGAATTATATGATGTGGCCAATGCTGAAATGATTAAGGCTGGAATGAATCTGAGACAATGGAACAGTAATTCAAAATTACTTAAGGATCATATAAGCCAGAGTACAGAGGAGTCATTGGAATTTCCACTTGTGGACAAAATATTAGGTTTGAATTGGGAACTTTCAAGTGATTCATTATTTGTAAATCTGTGTAAATTTGAAACATTACAGTATGTTACGAAGAGACAATTACTGTCTCTTGTATCTTCTTGTTTTGACCCTTTGGGTATGTGTGTGCCTATTTTGATTAAAGGGAAGATATTAATTCAAGAAGCATGGAAAGAAAATATTGGTTGGGATGTAAAATTACCACCCTCATTTCTTGACAGATGGAATACTTTGGCTTGTGAATTATCAGAGCTCCCAACCTTCAAATTTCCTAGATGTATCTGTTGGATGGGAGACTCTTATAGACTTCATGTTTTTGTAGATGCCAGTACTACTGCCTATGGTGCAGTTTGTTATCTCAGTAATAACAATCAATCTAATTTTGTAGCTAGCAAGGCCAGAGTAACCCCACTGAAAACTCGTACTATACCTCAGTTAGAAATAACGGCATTACAGCTAGGTACTCAATTTGCATGCTGTATCAGAGacctttttcatcatttctttattgaaGAAGTCATAATTTGGTCAGACTCAGAAGTTGCTCTCCAatggcttaaaaataataaatgtaaaattacctaCGTTCAAAATAGAGTAGCTCAAATAAAGGAAATAGGAtcctctttcaagtttttatatgtatCCACCAAAGAGAACCCTGCAGATCTCCTAACAAGGGGTATTAGTATTACTCAGTTTCGTAAGTCTCGTTTATGGACCCATGGACCTTCATGGTTATCCTGTCCTGAAAAATGGCCTGaacagagatttttagtaatgattTGTGAAATTGTTTCAGAGATTGTTCCTGAAGTGCCTATTCCAGAACCTATTTTTTATTATAGTAACTACTCATCGCTTAGGAAGTTGTTGAATGTTACTagaattgtttataatttcattatgtGTGTTAAATCTGGTATTAGATTAGTCGATCCTCTTGTGTATTGGATCAGATATGTTCAAGATACACATTATCCCAGAATTTGTGCCTTCCTTAGGAAGGAATTGAACGGTCTTGAGCAGGATAAACTGCAATTTATTAAAGATATAGGTCTTTACTATGATGAGTCTACTGGTCTCATTCATAGTCGTGGTAGACTACACCATTCTAATTTAGACCAGAGTACCAAATTTCCTATCTTAATACCTTCCAAGAGTCATTTAGCTAATCTCTTAATTGGTTTTGCTCATGAAAAATGTCTGCATGgtggagttaaagaaactttgtccTATCTTCGCAGACAATATTGGATACCAAAGGTGATATCAACCATTAAGAAGTTCTTAAGACATTGTGTAAATTGTAAGAGAGTTGAAGGTAGGAGATTTGATTACCCTGGTCCTCCTCCACTTCCAGCT GTGCTGTTCAAGAAAAGAGTTAATGCAGATGAATTAGAAACTGTGTTGAAGGAAATTCAGTGTAAATTGAATAATCGTCCCTTAACTTACATAGATGCAGAAACTCCCATCGAACCTCCTGCCCCAATTCATTTATGGTGTGGTAGGATCATAAATCCTATGCCATCAGTAGAGCTAGATAGTCAAGAAGATCCAAACTTTTTGGATCATAGCGAATTCAATAAACGTTACAGCCAAGTGTCTGTTATTCTTAACCACTTTGAAAATATGTGGAGAAATGGATACTTAACTGCATTACGTGAGAAACATTACGGTGGCTCACAAGCATGTCAGGATAAAGCTCCACTTGTAGGGGACGTAGTTATTGTTGAACGGCCAGGTCCgcaacatgagtggcctttaggtcgtattgttaaattgtatccAGATAAAGAAAACATCATAAGAGTAGTGGATGTTCTGTACAATGGATCTATAAGTAAGCGTACCATAGACAAATTGGTTCCTTTGGAAATCCACTCGCCACTTATAAACTCCACAATAGTGCAGGGTGAAGAATCACAACCTAACGTTAGTGGTGAAACCAAACAGATTCATGGAGATAGTGTGAGTGAAGTGCGTCCTTTAAGGAAAGCAGCTTTAAAAGCTGCCAAGCTCCGTCAATATCTTATTGATAATGATCAAATTTaa